A genomic segment from Phragmites australis chromosome 6, lpPhrAust1.1, whole genome shotgun sequence encodes:
- the LOC133921989 gene encoding transmembrane 9 superfamily member 1-like — MPCSSPLQTQGKQKQNQTREKSTAPAGRPFPSPMAFAGGPAPTALSLAVALLVLVPIVSASDSDHKYQAEEPVTLWVNKVGPYNNPQETYNYYSLPFCHASENHVHKWGGLGEVLGGNELIDSQIDIKFRRNVDKGTICSLELDPDKAKQLSDAIENSYWFEFFIDDLPLWGFVGEADRNNDNKYFLFTHKNIVIRYNGNQIIHVNLTQESPKLIDAGKALDMTYSVKWEPTNITFAHRFDVYLDYPFFEHQIHWFSIFNSFMMVIFLTGLVSMILMRTLRNDYAKYARDDDDIETLERDVNEESGWKLVHGDVFRPPRNLVLLSALVGIGTQLAALILLVILLAIIGMLYIGRGAIVTTFIVCYALTSFISGYVSGTLYSRHGGKNWIKAMAMTASLFPFMCFGIGLVLNTIAIFYRSLAAIPFGTMVVVFILWAFISFPLALLGTVVGRNWSGAPNNPCRVKTIPRPIPEKKWYLTPSVIALMGGLLPFGSIFIEMYFVFTSFWNYKVYYVYGFMLLVFLILIIVTICVTIVGTYFLLNAENYHWQWTSFFSAASTAVYVYLYSIYYYHMKTKMSGFFQTSFYFGYTLMFCLGLGTLCGAVGYLGSTLFVRRIYRNIKCD, encoded by the exons ATGCCATGCAGCAGTCCCCTCCAAACAcaaggaaaacaaaaacaaaatcaaaccaGAGAGAAGAGCAcagcgccggccggccggccattCCCTTCGCCAATGGCCTTCGCCGGCGGCCCcgcgcccaccgccctctccCTCGCCGTCGCGCTCCTTGTCCTCGTCCCCATCGTCTCCGCCTCCGACTCCGACCACAAG TACCAAGCAGAGGAGCCTGTGACTCTCTGGGTGAACAAGGTTGGTCCGTACAACAATCCGCAGGAAACGTACAACTACTACAGCCTCCCATTTTGCCATGCATCAGAAAACCATGTGCATAAGTGGGGAGGGCTTGGTGAGGTCCTTGGTGGGAATGAACTCATTGATAGCCAGATTGACATAAAGTTCAGAA GGAATGTTGATAAGGGCACCATTTGTTCGCTTGAACTTGATCCTGATAAGGCCAAGCAATTATCAGATGCGATTGAAAACTCATATTGGTTCGAATTCTTCATTG ACGATTTGCCTCTGTGGG GTTTTGTTGGAGAGGCAGACAGAAACAACGATAACAAATATTTCCTTTTCACCCACAAGAATATTGTCATCAGATACAACGGCAATCAG ATTATCCATGTTAATCTTACTCAAGAAAGTCCAAAGCTTATTGATGCGGGTAAGGCATTGGATATGACATATTCTGTCAAGTGGGAACCAACAAACATAACATTTGCTCATCGCTTTGATGTGTACCTGGACTATCCTTTCTTTGAACACCAG ATTCACTGGTTCTCAATTTTCAATTCTTTCATGATGGTTATCTTTCTCACTGGACTAGTGTCAATGATATTGATGCGGACTCTAAGAAATGATTATGCAAAGTATGCCCGCGACGATGATGATATTGAAACTCTG GAAAGAGATGTCAATGAAGAATCTGGATGGAAGCTTGTACATGGTGATGTTTTCCGACCTCCTCGCAATCTGGTTCTTCTTTCAGCTCTTGTCGGTATTGGCACACAGTTGGCAGCACTTATTCTGCTAGTGATTTTGTTGGCAATCATCGGAATGTTGTACATTGG GCGAGGAGCTATTGTCACAACATTCATTGTTTGTTATGCTCTTACTTCATTCATCTCTGGATACGTCAGTGGCACACTGTACTCACGGCATGGGG GGAAAAACTGGATCAAGGCTATGGCCATGACAGCATCTCTTTTCCCGTTTATGTGCTTTGGAATTGGCCTAGTGCTTAACACTATTGCTATATTCTACCGATCATTAGCTGCCATACCATTCGGTACAATGGTGGTTGTTTTCATCCTGTGGGCCTTCATCTCTTTCCCTCTTGCCCTTTTGGGAACTGTTGTTGGTAGAAACTGGAGTGGCGCCCCAAACAATCCGTGCAGAGTAAAGACTATTCCTCGTCCTATCCCTGAGAAGAAATGGTACCTCACACCATCTGTCATTGCCCTTATGGGAGGACTGCTTCCTTTTGGTAGTATCTTCATTGAGATGTACTTTGTCTTCACATCGTTTTGGAACTATAAG GTCTACTATGTTTACGGGTTCATGTTGCTGGTCTTTCTGATCCTCATAATTGTCACCATCTGTGTAACAATTGTTGGTACATATTTCTTGCTAAACGCAGAAAACTATCACTGGCAGTGGACTTCATTCTTCTCTGCTGCTTCCACTGCTGTGTATGTTTACCTCTACTCTATATATTATTACcacatgaagacgaagatgTCAGGATTCTTCCAGACGAGCTTCTACTTTGGCTACACTCTAATGTTTTGCCTAGGTTTAGGAACACTATGCG GTGCTGTAGGATATCTTGGTTCGACATTATTTGTGAGGAGGATCTACAGGAACATAAAGTGTGACTAA